A single region of the Triticum dicoccoides isolate Atlit2015 ecotype Zavitan chromosome 2B, WEW_v2.0, whole genome shotgun sequence genome encodes:
- the LOC119366761 gene encoding uncharacterized protein LOC119366761, which produces MKMGPQIKKLSIKQQNERLEIENKILAIENHKIREELRTYRCVACLKIENAYLKVELAHSFRNAAAILEAEAQSELEVGFSSTAPQIPADTSATGPLQSGAAGSQDEPCE; this is translated from the exons ATGAAGATGGGTCCTCAGATTAAG AAGCTCTCCATCAAGCAACAGAATGAGCGTCTGGAGATTGAGAACAAAATACTGGCGATTGAGAACCACAAAATACGCGAGGAGTTGAGGACGTACCGATGTGTTGCTTGCTTGAAGATTGAAAATGCCTACCTGAAAGTTGAG CTTGCACACTCGTTTCGTAATGCTGCTGCAATTCTAGAAGCTGAAGCACAATCTGAATTGGAGGTTGGGTTTTCCTCTACAGCACCCCAGATTCCAGCGGATACTAGCGCAACTGGACCACTCCAGTCGGGTGCAGCTGGGAGCCAAGATGAACCATGCGAGTAA
- the LOC119361678 gene encoding tRNA-dihydrouridine(47) synthase [NAD(P)(+)]-like: MADTAPADDRPEPCPVAADPSPPPPPTPEELVARGVAPVKPAFLRPAPVRDAPGEDGRASGAVPLEKKSKRQFRRDRKQEQESVLRLCVAVAKSGNVDACKFGASCRFTHDIDAYLAQKPADLEGTCPFTVLGQPCPYGLTCRFSGTHKDNHAPSESHEINTLSKDVQKLLWKTKYKFPRASEQIKHLGLKEVIKIKASALAEDRSADHDNPDVSCELNGDEKTESSCNTAVNVEHDSSLCKEIDKLGGEPLDGDSVARAAKKSKIEVVEINKGAGTHDTKPEPEDPNLVNGLEVPSNIPSSCRVDLVATPHLRERKIIDFREKLYLAPLTTVGNLPFRRLCKTLGADVTCGEMAMCTNLMQGQASEWALLRRHSSEDLFGVQICGAFPDTVSRTIELVDNECSFDFVDINMGCPIDLVVNKGAGSSLLNKPMRIKSIVQASSVVTKRPLTVKVRTAFFEGRNRADSLVSDIYDWGASAITIHGRSRQQRYSKNADWDYINQCAQKAPDDLHVIGNGDIFSFTDWNRHVSGSSKISTCMIARGALVKPWIFTEIKEQRDWDITSGERLNILKDFTRFGLEHWGSDTKGVETTRHFLLEWLSYTCRYIPVGLLDVVPQQLNWRPPSYCGRDDLETLMASDSAADWVRISELLLGKVPEGFTFAPKHKSNSYDRAENG; the protein is encoded by the exons ATGGCCGACACCGCGCCGGCCGACGACCGGCCGGAGCCCTGCCCCGTCGCCGCGGACCCGTCGCCCCCTCCGCCCCCCACGCCGGAGGAGCTGGTGGCCCGCGGCGTCGCGCCCGTCAAGCCCGCCTTCCTCCGCCCGGCCCCCGTCCGCGACGCCCCCGGCGAGGACGGCAGGGCCAGCGGCGCCGTCCCCCTCGAGAAGAAGTCCAAGCGCCAGTTCAGGCGCGACCGCAAGCAG GAACAGGAGTCGGTGTTGCGTCTTTGTGTGGCAGTTGCCAAAAGTGGAAATGTGGACGCTTGCAAATTTGGTGCTTCTTGCCGTTTCACCCATGACATAGATGCTTATTTGGCTCAG AAACCAGCTGACCTTGAAGGAACATGTCCATTCACTGTTCTGGGGCAGCCATGTCCGTATGGACTAACTTGCAGATTTTCTGGTACACACAAAGATAACCATGCACCTTCTGAAAGTCACGAGATAAACACTTTGAGTAAGGATGTTCAAAAGCTCTTATGGAAGACCAAATATAAATTTCCCAGGGCCAGTGAGCAGATCAAACATCTTGGTCTTAAG GAAGTCATCAAGATTAAAGCAAGTGCATTAGCTGAAGATCGGAGCGCTGATCATGATAATCCAGACGTATCATGTGAACTGAATGGTGATGAAAAAACTGAATCTTCTTGCAATACTGCTGTGAATGTGGAACATGATTCCAGTTTGTGCAAAGAAATTGATAAATTGGGGGGAGAACCTTTGGATGGTGACTCTGTTGCAAGGGCAGCAAAGAAGTCAAAGATTGAAGTTGTTGAAATTAACAAAGGAGCTG GTACTCATGACACTAAGCCGGAGCCTGAAGATCCTAATTTAGTTAATGGATTGGAAGTGCCCTCAAATATCCCAAGCTCTTGCAGAGTTGACCTAGTCGCAACACCTCATTTACGTGAAAGGAAGATAATAGATTTTCGGGAGAAGCTGTACCTTGCTCCCTTGACCACTGTTGGAAATCTTCCTTTCCGGAGGCTGTGCAAAACATTGGGAGCTGATGTTACTTGTGGAGAAATGGCCATGTGCACAAATCTTATGCAG GGGCAAGCTTCAGAGTGGGCTTTGCTGCGAAGACATTCATCAGAGGATTTGTTTGGGGTGCAAATCTGTGGAGCTTTTCCAGATACAGTGTCACGGACAATTGAACTTGTGGATAATGAGTGTTCGTTTGACTTTGTTGACATAAATATGGGCTGCCCAATCGATTTAGTTGTCAATAAGGGTGCTGGGTCCTCATTGCTTAACAAACCTATGAGGATTAAGAGTATTGTTCAAGCATCATCTGTCGTTACTAAAAGGCCTTTAACTGTTAAG GTAAGAACAGCTTTCTTTGAAGGCAGGAACCGTGCTGATTCTTTAGTTTCAGACAtttatgactggggtgcttcagccATAACAATACATGGTCGATCGCGGCAACAACGCTACAGCAAAAATGCCGATTGGGACTATATTAACCAGTGTGCACAGAAGGCCCCTGACGACTTGCATGTCATTGGAAATGGGGATATATTCTCCTTTACCGACTGGAACAGGCATGTTTCTGGCAGCTCCAAAATTTCCACTTGCATGATTGCTCGAGGTGCGCTTGTCAAG CCTTGGATATTTACTGAGATAAAAGAACAAAGGGACTGGGATATCACATCAGGCGAGAGATTGAATATTCTGAAAGATTTTACGCGTTTCGGTTTGGAACACTGGGGCTCTGACACCAAAG GTGTGGAGACGACACGCCATTTCCTACTAGAATGGCTGAGCTACACGTGCCGGTACATCCCGGTCGGGCTGCTGGACGTCGTCCCGCAGCAGCTGAACTGGAGGCCCCCGAGCTACTGTGGCCGCGACGACCTCGAGACCCTGATGGCCTCCGACTCAGCAGCCGACTGG GTGAGGATCTCGGAGCTGCTGCTCGGCAAAGTCCCGGAAGGGTTCACCTTCGCGCCCAAGCACAAGTCGAACTCGTACGACCGCGCCGAGAACGGCTAA
- the LOC119361679 gene encoding peptidyl-prolyl cis-trans isomerase Pin1-like, translating into MASPATGEETVRASHILIKHEGSRRKASWKDPEGRVISATTRADAAARLGELRAQILAGRASFADLAAQHSDCSSARRGGDLGTFGRRQMQKPFEDATYALKVGEISNIIDTESGVHIILRTA; encoded by the exons ATGGCGTCGCCGGCGACGGGGGAGGAGACGGTGCGGGCGTCGCACATCCTGATCAAGCACGAGGGGTCCCGGCGCAAGGCGTCGTGGAAGGACCCCGAGGGCCGGGTCATCTCCGCCaccacgcgcgccgacgccgccgcccgcctcggcgAGCTCCGCGCCCAGATCCTCGCCGGCCGCGCCTCCTTCGCCGACCTCGCCGCGCAGCACTCCGACTGCTCCTCCGCCCGCCGCGGCGGCGACCTAG GCACCTttgggaggaggcagatgcagaagCCCTTCGAGGACGCCACGTACGCTCTCAAGGTGGGGGAGATCAGCAACATCATCGACACCGAGAGCGGGGTTCACATCATCCTGCGCACCGCATAA